In Nicotiana tabacum cultivar K326 chromosome 21, ASM71507v2, whole genome shotgun sequence, one DNA window encodes the following:
- the LOC142175286 gene encoding uncharacterized protein LOC142175286 has product MILVYAKCDAIERIELWDSVYGVARDMSTSWLIGGDINVTWDQEEKFDGFLVSLNEVDDFRHCMNTCNVTNLGFKRSIYTWWNGRSKQYCIFKRLDRCFANIEFQQFWLALEITHLSKIGSDHSPMLISCNPNSIPIKKAFRFLHFWIKHPTFKDVVKENWHTDFEANPFILFNHKLKKLKKALLIWRKSTYWYILQRIKSLEEVVLVHEAQFEKNPTQQNHERLQKIQAELIKYLALEEQFGSRNLE; this is encoded by the coding sequence ATGATACTTGTATATGCAAAATGTGATGCAATTGAGAGAATCGAACTTTGGGACTCAGTGTATGGAGTGGCTAGGGATATGTCTACATCTTGGCTCATAGGGGGAGATATCAATGTTACTTGGGACCAGGAAGAAAAGTTTGATGGATTTCTTGTGTCATTGAATGAAGTCGATGATTTTAGACACTGTATGAATACTTGCAATGTCACTAATCTTGGTTTCAAGAGGAGTATTTATACTTGGTGGAATGGGAGATCTAAACAATACTGTATTTTCAAAAGATTGGACAGATGCTTCGCTAATATAGAGTTTCAGCAATTTTGGCTTGCTTTAGAGATTACACACCTGTCTAAGATAGGATCTGATCACAGTCCTATGTTAATATCTTGTAATCCTAACTCTATTCCGATCAAGAAGGCTTTTAGATTCTTGCACTTTTGGATCAAACATCCAACCTTTAAAGATGTTGTTAAAGAAAACTGGCATACAGACTTTGAGGCTAATCCATTTATTTTGTTCAACCATAAGTTGAAGAAGTTAAAGAAGGCTCTATTAATCTGGAGAAAATCAACATATTGGTATATTTTACAAAGGATTAAAAGCTTGGAGGAGGTGGTGTTAGTGCATGAAGCACAGTTTGAAAAAAATCCTACGCAACAAAATCATGAGAGGCTACAAAAAATTCAGGCAGAACTGATCAAATATCTAGCACTAGAGGAGCAATTTGGCAGCAGAAATCTGGAATGA